Proteins from a genomic interval of Colias croceus chromosome 2, ilColCroc2.1:
- the LOC123699133 gene encoding lipase 3-like, translating into MSQEPYKLPETWKNFTELTQSYGFKAETYEVITEDAYILQLFHIPGSIKPPILLIHGYVDSADTWVIRGENSLGITLARKGHDLWFANCRGNHYSRKHLRLNPDRDVSFWEFSFHEMGYYDVPALIDTVLNKTQVKKLNLIGHSQGNTVFYVLGSTRPEYNGKVNLAIALSPVCFFHKSSSPMSLFLQYYPLTDSLLKLFNINEFFGYNSLVVWILRKICSLPNIGYEICIVLGMSFITGADIDEFEEGYHVRHFYYYPAGASSRSFVHYEQVGTSQKFAKFDYGRIGNMAKYKSPEPPVYDLSKVTMPIVLLAGRNDYLSSLDDVEVLRSKLPNVVEFVVLPYQKMNHVDFIWGRNAKKYLFPYIFKGRVAQIPPERRVRPPLAADDRTGGMAVSQVLTEDFPQLPPSKATKRAKAANKNQGETRAVAQPVGTGLAPKANPGKGGKKAERRPERVASSTSSAPQQQPPKQGWTLVERKKKKKKSKAEAKARKRAPKLRSPSSSAVVITLQPDAEKRGVTYASVMTGSRQKIDLAAIGVSALRFKRAATGARILEIPGTTSAKEADALADKLREVWDEDTIKVSRPVKCADLRVTGLDDSVAAEEVAAAVSRGCGVSYSGWVDDRWARGGCRAVFHRVQSSDPSCGTLDTTGSCAPQISQASA; encoded by the exons ATGTCCCAGGAACCGTATAAGTTACCCGAGACCTGGAAGAATTTCACCGAATTAACACAGAGTTATGGATTTAAGGCGGAAACTTATGAAGTCATTACAGAAGATGCGTATATTCTGCAGCTATTCCACATTCCCGGATCAATTAAACCACCGATACTACTCATACATGGATATGTAGATTCAGCAGACACCTGGGTTATTCGAGGCGAAAATTCCCTTGGTATCACTCTGGCGCGAAAGGGCCACGACCTATGGTTTGCCAACTGCAGAGGCAATCATTATTCCAGAAAACACCTCCGACTTAACCCTGATAGGGACGTTTCTTTTTGGGAATTCAGTTTCCATGAAATGGGTTACTATGATGTGCCTGCTCTAATTGATACAGTTCTGAATAAAACGCaagtgaaaaaattaaatcttataGGACACTCCCAGGGCAATACAGTGTTCTACGTCCTAGGTTCCACTAGACCAGAATATAATGGCAAAGTTAATTTAGCCATCGCTCTATCGCCTGTGTGCTTCTTTCACAAGTCATCGTCTCCGATGTCGTTGTTTCTACAGTATTATCCATTAACAGACTCGCTTCTGAAACTGTTtaacataaatgaattttttggGTACAACAGTTTGGTCGTCTGGATATTACGAAAGATATGTTCTCTGCCTAATATAGGGTACGAAATATGTATAGTCCTCGGAATGTCCTTCATAACCGGTGCAGATATTGATGAGTTCGAAGAAGGCTATCACGTGAGACACTTCTATTATTATCCTGCTGGAGCATCAAGTAGGTCTTTCGTACATTATGAGCAAGTGGGGACGAGTCAGAAGTTTGCAAAATTTGATTATGGTAGAATAGGAAACATGGCAAAGTATAAATCACCGGAACCGCCAGTATACGATTTGTCAAAGGTTACAATGCCGATAGTACTGTTAGCTGGTAGGAACGATTATCTGTCGTCACTGGATGATGTGGAAGTATTGAGGAGTAAGCTGCCAAATGTAGTAGAGTTTGTCGTGCTACCGTATCAGAAAATGAATCACGTTGACTTTATATGGGGAAGAAATGCTAAAAAATATCTCTTTCCCTACATTTTCAAG GGCAGGGTAGCTCAGATTCCTCCAGAAAGGCGCGTGAGGCCGCCACTGGCGGCGGATGATAGGACTGGGGGGATGGCGGTTAGCCAAGTGCTAACCGAGGACTTCCCTCAACTCCCGCCTTCAAAGGCTACTAAGAGGGCCAAGGCTGCGAATAAAAACCAGGGCGAAACGCGGGCTGTTGCACAGCCTGTGGGTACCGGTCTGGCCCCAAAGGCCAATCCAGGAAAAGGAGGAAAGAAGGCGGAGCGGCGTCCCGAAAGGGTTGCCTCATCTACGTCTTCCGCTCCCCAGCAGCAACCGCCTAAGCAAGGGTGGACTCTGGTGGAGaggaagaagaagaagaagaaaagcAAGGCGGAGGCTAAAGCACGAAAAAGGGCTCCTAAACTCCGCTCTCCCTCGTCCTCGGCTGTGGTCATAACCCTGCAGCCGGATGCGGAGAAGCGCGGAGTCACATACGCCTCTGTAATGACTGGGTCTCGACAAAAGATCGACCTCGCGGCGATCGGTGTCAGCGCCCTGCGCTTTAAGCGTGCCGCCACTGGGGCCAGAATTTTAGAAATTCCAGGCACTACAAGTGCTAAGGAGGCGGACGCCCTTGCTGACAAACTGCGGGAGGTGTGGGACGAGGATACTATCAAGGTATCCAGACCGGTAAAGTGCGCGGATTTGCGGGTCACCGGTCTTGATGATTCGGTAGCTGCCGAGGAAGTTGCAGCTGCAGTCTCCCGG GGTTGTGGCGTATCCTACTCAGGATGGGTAGATGATAGATGGGCGAGAGGAGGGTGTCGtgcggtgttccacagggtTCAGTCCTCGGACCCCTCCTGTGGAACATTGGATACAACTGGGTCCTGCGCGCCGCAAATCTCCCAGGCGTCGGCGTAA
- the LOC123702294 gene encoding deoxynucleotidyltransferase terminal-interacting protein 2, giving the protein MDFIVDTVGDEDLQDKSELLKKDEILFIDKEKKTEAILDLFDKKKAELDEQVAREEAIEIKLKNLKIDQLFDDFFNDMMWTNSLLAVKKTKPVLFQFDQLDKETGKLKSKIGSVDVEKEMKKSVLQPGIEKEHSLPKYNVSEKKLRSLRKQERLKTKGPGWFNMPAPEITTELKNDLRLLKMRSALDPKRFYKKNDMEVLPKYFQVGRIMDSPLDHVNERLTRKERKRTMVDELLADAQIQKYNKKKYKEIIDEKRKTQYKTFMKDKRKKNKAELKKSKAKVKKSK; this is encoded by the exons ATGGATTTTATTGTGGATACCGTGGGCGATGAAGACCTTCAAGACAAATCGGAGTTACTGAAAAAAGATGAAATACTTTTCATag ATAAAGAAAAGAAGACTGAAGccattttagatttatttgatAAGAAGAAAGCAGAATTAGACGAGCAAGTTGCAAGAGAAGAAGCTATCgaaataaagcttaaaaatttgaaaattgatCAATTATTTGATGATTTCTTCAATGACATGATGTGGACAAATTCTCTACTAGCGGTAAAAAAGACAAAACCggttttatttcaattcgATCAATTGGACAAAGAGACAGGAAAGCTTAAGTCAAAAATTGGTTCTGTAGATGTTGAAAAAGAGATGAAGAAGTCGGTTCTTCAGCCTGGTATTGAAAAAGAACATTCACTACCAAAGTATAATGTTAGTGAAAAGAAGTTGAGGTCACTTAGGAAG caAGAAAGATTGAAGACCAAGGGTCCAGGCTGGTTTAACATGCCCGCTCCTGAGATAACAACAGAACTGAAGAATGACCTCAGATTATTGAAGATGAGGTCTGCGTTGGATCCAAAACGTTTCTACAAGAAGAATGATATGGAAGTCCTGCCTAAATACTTCCAG gtTGGTCGTATCATGGACTCACCTTTAGATCACGTCAATGAAAGGTTAACCAGAAAAGAAAGGAAGAGAACAATGGTCGACGAGCTTCTAGCAGACGCACAGATTCAGAAGTATaataagaagaaatataaagaaataatagacGAAAAGAGAAAGACACAATACAAGACATTCATGAAGGATAAGAGAAAGAAGAATAAAGCGGAACTTAAAAAGAGTAAAGCTAAAGTTAAgaagagtaaataa